In the genome of Prosthecobacter algae, one region contains:
- a CDS encoding efflux RND transporter periplasmic adaptor subunit gives MRFLLRAVRFVLPFVVLGACVLVTWYLLKNPPAQEKKEMPPTFVRVEGTVLNKTEYELRVRSQGTVQPRTRSTLLPEVSGKIIEISPSFRPGGFFGQGDVLMRLDPLDYETAIIIAKGALAQAEVMLAEEKARADQAVENWRAMGRTGTPSALVTRAPQVAKAEADVASAKAQIVKAERDLERTTIRAPYACQVLEQAVDVGQFVSQGTILGRIFAVDYVEIRLPLPERESQFLKLPQSFRDQSTATEDGAKVFLKSIVAGKPVAWEGKIVRVEGSLDAETRQATAVAQVTDPYARRADGAPPLTIGAFVEAEISGEPLRDVYIIPRNAVRAGNEIILIDRPQNTLRRLTVDPLVSNEKHIVVSANAAKAPKPGDVLCITPIPFPADGARVLPSIDGQMDAGTAKEGKPAGKEAPPMAKPATT, from the coding sequence ATGCGCTTCCTCCTCAGAGCTGTCCGTTTTGTCCTGCCCTTCGTTGTGCTGGGGGCCTGTGTCTTGGTGACGTGGTATCTTTTAAAGAACCCTCCTGCGCAGGAGAAAAAGGAGATGCCACCCACCTTCGTGCGGGTGGAGGGGACGGTGCTTAACAAGACGGAGTATGAACTGCGGGTTCGCTCTCAGGGGACCGTGCAGCCGCGAACGCGCAGCACTTTGCTGCCGGAGGTGAGCGGGAAGATCATCGAGATCAGCCCGTCTTTCCGCCCAGGTGGGTTCTTTGGCCAGGGAGATGTGCTCATGCGCCTGGATCCGCTGGATTATGAAACGGCCATCATCATTGCCAAAGGTGCTCTGGCCCAGGCGGAGGTGATGCTGGCGGAGGAAAAAGCGCGGGCGGATCAGGCCGTGGAAAACTGGCGCGCGATGGGCCGTACCGGAACTCCATCTGCCCTGGTGACACGAGCCCCTCAGGTGGCCAAAGCAGAAGCGGACGTAGCCTCGGCCAAGGCGCAAATCGTGAAGGCGGAGCGGGACCTGGAGCGCACCACCATCCGCGCTCCGTATGCCTGCCAGGTGCTGGAGCAGGCCGTGGATGTGGGGCAGTTTGTCAGCCAGGGCACTATTTTGGGGCGCATCTTTGCCGTGGATTATGTAGAAATCCGCCTGCCTTTGCCGGAGCGTGAAAGTCAGTTTTTGAAGTTGCCGCAATCCTTCCGCGATCAGAGCACGGCCACCGAAGATGGGGCGAAGGTTTTCTTGAAATCCATCGTCGCGGGCAAGCCTGTGGCGTGGGAGGGCAAGATCGTCCGTGTGGAGGGCTCCCTGGATGCTGAGACTCGTCAGGCCACGGCCGTGGCGCAGGTGACAGATCCGTACGCCCGGCGTGCCGATGGCGCACCTCCGCTCACCATCGGGGCCTTTGTGGAGGCTGAGATTTCCGGCGAGCCGCTGCGCGATGTGTACATTATTCCTCGCAATGCCGTGCGCGCGGGCAATGAGATCATCCTGATCGACCGCCCTCAGAACACTCTGCGCCGTTTGACGGTGGACCCGCTGGTGAGCAATGAGAAACACATCGTCGTTTCGGCCAATGCAGCCAAGGCGCCAAAGCCTGGCGACGTGCTCTGCATCACACCTATTCCTTTCCCTGCCGATGGTGCCCGCGTACTGCCTTCCATTGATGGGCAGATGGATGCAGGCACGGCGAAGGAAGGAAAGCCAGCAGGCAAGGAAGCCCCGCCCATGGCCAAACCAGCCACGACGTAG